The genomic stretch GCTTTTTGATTGAAGGGTCTGGAGGGAATCAGCTCTGGTCACCAGTCTATTGATACTACCTGAGCTCTGTTCGAGCTCAGGTAATTCATATTTTAAGGCCGAAGGGTCTGTCGGTTCTCGACGCTCCCCTCATTCACTGGCGTAACTTTTTTGTAATGTATAATGTCCTTGCAAAGTGTTTACATGCTACCTCTCGGTAGCTGACGAAAGGCCTAAGGGCCTGCGGGCCGTCATTCCAGTTCGATCCCCGCTATATCAAAAAAAAGAGACTGTCCAACAAGTTGAAATAGATTCTACCAATGCTGATTTACAGCATTGGTGGTTATTCTGGTAAGGCCTAAGGGTGGAGGTGGCGGGAATCCACTACAATCATCAGCATCCTGCTGATTCATTGCGTGCCTCCTCCTTCCACTGGCGTTCGGCATCCATGCCTCACTTCCGCTCCAAGTATTCGCGCGTTCCAGTCGGTTCGATTCCCTCTTTTCACTGGCGTTACTTTTTGTCTTGTATAATCATTTTGCAAAGTGTTTATATGCTACCTCTCGGTAGCTGACGAAAGGCCTAAGGGTATTTAGAGCGTCTGGAGGGAATCCACTTCAATCATCAGCATCCTGCTGATTCATTGCGTGCCTCCTCCTTCCACTGGCGTTCGGCATCCATGCCTCACTTCCGCTCCAAGTATTCGCGCGTTCCAGTCGGTTCGATTCCCTCTATCAAAATTATAAATAAAAAAAGTGAATCTTGCGATCCACTTTTTTTATTTAAAGCGTCTGGAGGGAATCGAACCCTCATCATCAGCTTGGAAGGCTGAGGTAATAGCCATTATACCACAGACGCGATTACTTTGCCCGGAAGGCAAGTGGAATATATCAGGAAAAGGATTGCTGGGTCAATACTTTTTTAAGGAAAATTTTATAGTCCATGAATCCTCTGAAAAAACTTGTAAATTCAGGCCAAAACATCTTGTCAGACCTCTTTACATTAGAGTCCCATTCTGACAATATTCTGTATGGAAAATAGAAGCATTTATAGAAATATATCACCACTGGATCATCGCTATTATCAATCTAATAGAGAGCTCTTTGAAGATTTATCCGACACTTTGAGCGAAGAAGCAACAGTAGCCTACTGTGTGAAGGCCGAAATGGCCCTTTTAAAGACACATATCAAACTTCAGAATCTGGGAGATCAGTCTCTCATTGATTCTCTTGATGAAATTGAAAAATCAATTACTCCTGAAGAAGTATACAAAGAGGAAGAAAAAACTCAGCATAATATCAGAGCTTTGGTGAATGTTATTAACCAGAAAGTTCCGGAAAAACTAAAACCATGGGTCCATATGGGTGCTACCAGTGTGGATATTCTGGACACTGCCAATTCTATGAGGATGCGTGATGTAACCCGGAATACAGTACTCCCTTTGTTGCTTGATCTGGAAGAAGAACTGATCAGGATGGCCGATGCCGAAGCAGAAACACCTCAGGTCGGGCGAACCCACGGTCAGCATGCAGTTCCTATCACATTGGGATTTGCCCTGGCCGAGTATGTTTCCAGGCTGGGTCAGTCTATTCAGGAAATCGAAAGGCTATCCTGTAATCTCAGGGGGAAACTGGCTGGAGCTGTGGGCGGTTACAATGCCACCAGTATGATAACAGGCAACCCTCTGGAAATGGAAAAAATTTATCTTGATTTTCTGGGACTGAAACCTTCCGAATATTCAACACAGATGGTAGAACCTGAATACCTTCTCCGTTTGCTCTTGGAATACAACACGGCTTTTGGGATTATCGCCAACCTGGCAGATGATTTGAGACACCTTCAGAGATCTGAGATTGATGAGGTCCGTGAATTTTTCTCGGCTACTCAGGTAGGTTCTTCAACGATGCCTCAGAAACGGAATCCCTGGAACTGCGAACATGTGAAGAGTCTCTGGAAGGCCTTCTCCCCCCGGATTCTCTCGTTTTATATGGATCAGATCTCCGAACATCAAAGAGACCTTTCCAACTCCGCCTCTGCCCGGTTTCAAGCCGATTTTATAGCTGGCTTTGCCGCAGCTGCTGCCCGGATGAAAAAAATTATGACGGGACTGACAGTCAATAAGGTGCAGCTGACCAAAAACCTGAAATTTCAGGGAGATTTTGTTCTGGCTGAGCCCAGCTATATTCTGCTTGCCATGTCTGGAATCAACGGAGCCCATGAAATTGTCAGAACCATCACTCTCTCCTGTGAGAAGACAGGAAAAACAATCAAGGAAGTCCTTCAGTCCGAACAGCCTGAGAGTTGGGAGAAGATAAAGAAACAGCTGAAACTGGTCTGCGGGCTTGATGCTGACCAGTTTTATTCAGATCCGGCTCTCTACAGGGGGAAAACGGCTGAGAAAACCAGGACATTATGTTCTCACTATTCAAAGATAATTACTGAAATAAAAGGAGCCCTCAAATGATTCAGGTTGAAGAAAAATACAGTTACGATGATGTACTGCTTGTACCCGCATATGCCGATTTTCTCCCGGGAGAAGCCTCTGTCCGAACCAGACTTGCAGGTGATATCTGGTTGAATGCTCCCATCATTTCGGCTGCTATGGATACGGTGACCGAGTATCAGATGGCTATCGCCATTGCCCTGGAAGGGGGAGCAGGCGTGATTCACAGAAACCTCCCTCCCGAAGTCCAAGCCATGCAGGTCAGCCGGGTCAAGCGCTATCTGAACTGGATCATCGCCAGCCCGGTGGTTGTTCAGAAAGGTCAGACTATTGCAGATGTCGAGAAAATCATGACGGAAACCGGTGTGACAGGACTTCCGGTTCTGGATGGCACAATATTGTGCGGTATCATCACCAACAGGGATTTAAGATTCTGTTCCGATCTGACTCAGAATGTAGAAGATGTTATGACAAAAAATCTGGTCCTTGAGAGAGGAACTCCCTCTGTGGATACGGCCAGGGAAAAGTTTGACAAACACAGGATCGAGAAATTGCCAGTCGTCGATGACGGTGGCCACCTGACCGGTCTTATTACAGTCTCTGATATGGAAAAACATAAAAGCTTCCCCATGGCAGCCATTGATGCCTCGGGAAGTCTTATCGTCGGTGCCGCCGTCTCTCCCAATGACTATATGCAGAGGATACCCCTTTTAAAGGCAAAAGGATGTGACTTTGTGGTTCTGGATACCGCCCACGGCAACAGTCTCAGCGTCATGCAGGCAGTAGAAGGCATCAAGAAGAATTTTGATATCAAAGTCATCGGTGGAAATGTTTCCGATGGTGACGGTGCCAGAAGGCTGATTGAAGCCGGAAGCGATGCCATCAAGGTCGGGGTTGGGCCCGGCTCTATCTGTACAACCAGAATCGTGGCAGGAATCGGTGTTCCTCAATTGTCAGCGGTTTATGAATCTGCTGAAGTTGCACAAAAACATGATATACCCATCATTGCCGATGGGGGTATCAAGTATTCAGGTGATATAACAAAAGCCATTGCTGCCGGTGCAAGCTGTATCATGGTGGGAAACCTTTTTGCCGGATTGAAAGAAGCCCCTGGAAAGGAAATCATTTTCGACGGCAGGATCTTTAAACAGTATCGGGGCATGGGTTCTATAGGAGCCATCAAAGAGGGCAGTGGCGACCGCTACCAGATGAGGAAGGACGATGAACCTGTTCCGGAAGGCATAGAAGGACGTGTCCCCTTCAAGGGCGAATTGAAACCCTATCTTAATCAGCTGGTCACCGGACTCAGAAAGGGAATGGGTTATTGCGGATGTCGCACCATAGAGCAATTGCGTTCATATAAAAAGTTTGTTAAGATCTCGAGTGCCGGTTTGAGGGAGAGCCATGCTCACGATGTGAACATTACACAGGAAGCTCCCAATTACTCACGCTACTAGTTCCCGGCTATAAAAACATTAAGGAAGAACGCATGAAACTTGTTGTTATCGGTGCCCAATGGGGTGACGAAGGCAAAGGAAAAATGGTGGATTATCTCGCCGAAAATGCTGATCTAGTTGTCAGATTCTCGGGAGGTGCCAATGCTGGTCATACAATCAAGGTCAAGGATAAGGTTTTCAAGCTTCATCTTGTTCCTGCCGGAATTATTTATCCCGGCAAGGTTGTGGCATTAGGAAATGGAATGGTTATTGATCCAGAATCTCTTTTCGAAGAGTTGGCTCAGATCAAATCTCAGGGAGTCTCCTGGGAAGGCCGTGTCTTTGTCTCTGACAGAGCCCATCTCGTTCTACCTTCCTATAAAGAAGAAGACAAAGATATGGATCCTAAGCGGCCCCGTCCTATCGGGACAACGGGTCGGGGAATCGGAATCGCTTATGGCCGTAAGGCTTACAGGGATGGTATCCGGGTAGCCGATCTCTGGGATGACATGGTCTGGAATAATATAAAGGCCGAAGACCGTAAGTGGTTGACTCCCTTTAAAGAGAGACTTGCTGGAATGAAAATCAATATGGCCGGTTTTATGATGGCCAATAGAGATAAGGAAATCCTCCTGGAAGGTGCTCAGGGTGCCCTCCTGGACCTGGATCACGGAACTTATCCCTATGTTTCCTCGGGTATCTCTACCAGTGCTGGTGCGGCTCTGGGTGGATCCATAGGATTCAGACACATCGACAAGGTTCTGGGAGTTTTTAAAGCCTACCAGACCAGGGTCGGTAATGGTCCTATGCCAACAGAAATGCTGGTGGGAAAAGACCTGGAACTGGGGAATACACTGAGGGAACTGGGTCATGAGTACGGTGTCACAACCGGACGTGCCAGACGGATCGGATACCTGGATCTGGTGGCATTGAAGTATGCCGGCTGGATCAACGGATTGGATGGTTTTATTCTGTCCCATCTGAATCTGTATGATGGATTTGAAACAGTCACCTTCTGTATCGGTTATGAAATTGATGGAAAAACAGTGACAGACTTTCCGTCTCTCACAACAGATATGGAAAAAGTAATACCCATACTGAAAGACTTTCCCGGTTGGGAAGGAAACGTCGGTGATGCCCGGAACTGGGATGAAATCCCCGAGGGTGCCAAGGATGTCATTGCCTATATTGAAGAATACACAAGAGTTCCGGTTGCCGGATATTCCGTTGGTCCCCTCCGGGATGAAACCTTTATGAAGGAGCCCGCGTGGATAAAATCCTGATCCTTGATTTTGGAGGACAGACTTGTCAGCTTATAGGCCGGAGAATTCGCGATTTTGGAGTTTTTTCAGAAATCATCCCGGGAGATATTGAGCTGACCGATGAAATTCTAAGTTCTGATGTCAAGGGGATCATCCTTTCGGGATCTCCCTATTCAGTTTATGAAAAGGGGGCTCCCGCACCAGATCCCAGAGTTTTTGAACTGGGATTGCCTCTCCTCGGGATCTGTTATGGATTTCAGCAGATGACCTTCCATTTTGGTGGTGAAGTCAGGCCACTGAAAACCAAAGAATATGGCCGGTCCAAAATACATTTCCTGGAAAATTCCGAGTTGATGACGGATGTTCCCGATAATTTTCTTTCATGGATGAGTCATGGAGACAGCCTGGACAAGCTGGCTCCCGGTTTTACTCTCATCGGTGAGAGTGAAAATAAGCTTCCTGCCGTGGGGGTGAATAAAGAAAAGAACTTCTATGGTATCCAGTTCCACCCGGAAGTGACTCACTGTGATTACGGAAATCAGGTACTTGAGAATTTCTGCTGCCGCATCTGTGGTGCTGCCAGGGATTGGACCCTGGATCTATTCATGGATCAGGTTTCCCACAGGATAAAAAAGCAGGTCGGAAAAGAGAAGGTTCTTCTTCTGATCTCCGGAGGGGTTGATTCTACTGTAGCCGGCGGGCTTCTCCTGAAAATCCTTGATCCTGCTCAGGTTTACCTGATGTACATAGATACAGGTATGATGAGAAAGGGTGAATCCGAAGAAGTAGCGATAAACCTTAAAAAACTGGGTGCAACACACCTGCATCTCATTGATGCCCGGGATCGCTTCCTTGGGCCTCTCAAGGGAGTAGAAGATCCGGAAGAAAAGAGAAAGATCATCGGGGACCGTTTTATCCATGTTCAGGAAGAGGAAATCGCCAAACATATTACCGGTGAATACTTTCTGGCTCAGGGGACACTCTACACCGACCTGATTGAATCGGGTAAAGGGGTAGGTAATAAGGCCAATGTCATTAAGTCTCACCACAATGTTGGCTCCCCTCTCGTTGAAGAAAAACGGCAGGCAGGTCTCATTGTAGAACCCCTGGATATGCTCTATAAAGACGAAGTCCGGAAATTAGGCGTGAAAATCGGCATTTCAAAAGACATTGTTTTCAGACATCCTTTTCCTGGTCCCGGATTGGGAATCAGAATCATCGGCGATGTTTCTGAAGAAAAATGCCGTATTTTAAGAGATGCTGACTATATCTATATTTCGGAGCTCAAGAAAAGAAATCTCTATAATAAAATATGGCAGGCCTTCTCAGTTCTCCTTCCTGTGCGTTCTGTCGGTGTGACCGGGGATGCAAGGGAATATGGTTTTGTTCTGGCATTAAGGGCTGTTGTTTCCCATGATGGGATGACTGCCGACGTCTATGATTTTCCAACTAAAGAGCTTCTTGAAATTTCTTCAAGAATTACAAATGAAGTTCCCGAAGTAGGGCGTGTCGTCTATGATATCTCGTCCAAACCACCGGCTACCATCGAGTGGGAATAATAATAATGGCTCTACTGCAAAAAAGGTAAAACCAAATTCTCTAAGTACTCTTAAATTTATTTAGAAGGTTTGATTTTTGTAAAACAATTAGTATTTGCAGAAGAGTCATTAATAAAAAGCTGTGAAACTTGTCTCACAGCTTTTTTTTGGTTTTTCCTCTGATTCTGTGACCAGTGAAGTCTGTTCTTTATTTATAGGCTGCTGTGATTATCTTTATTGTCTCCTCTAGGGATAGTGTTTTACGATCCATATCGTATAGTCCGCCCATTGTGTGGTGAGCATTTTCTGCAATCTTGTTTATCTCATTTTTTTCAATGCCATAATCTGACATTTTCAGATCTGCCACACCACAGTTTTTTTGAAGTTTTATCAGGGCTGTAATAAAATCTGCGGGTTTCTTTCCAGCTTCACCCATGGCCTTAGACATCTCCATCAACCTTTTGGGGCAAACCTCAGCAAAATACTTAAAATATGATTCTGAAAGCATGATCAAACCCGCACCATGAGGTAAAGAAGGATGAAAGGCACTCAGGGCATGTTCCATGGAATGTTCTGAAGTACAGGAAGATGTTGATTCCACCATTCCTGAGAGAGTATTGGCCAGGGCAATTTTTGTTCTTGCTTCCAGATCTTTTCCATTTTTTACAGCTACCGGAAGAAATTCGGCCAGAAGGGCTATGCTTTTAAGGGCATAAATATCACTTACCGGTGTCGCAATGTTCGCGATATAGCCTTCTGCTGCATGAAAGAAGGCATCAAATCCCTGATAGGCTGTCAGGCCGGGGGGGATGGACAACATCATTTCGGGATCAACAATGGACATGACGGGAAAAAAATCATCTCCGCCGAAGCCAATTTTCTCGTGGAGCTCTTCATTGGTGATGACCGTCCATGGATCTGCTTCGGTTCCTGTTCCTGCAGTTGTGGTTATGGCTACCACTGGTAATACAGGTTCCTTGAAACCTTTGCCGAGTCCGCCTCCGCCATGAATATAATCCCAGTAGTCTCCCGGGTTTTTGACCATCAGGGCGATGCTTTTGGCTGAATCTATGCTACTTCCGCCTCCCAGACCCAGGATAAAGTCACACTTTTCCTTCCTGGCCAGCTCGGCGCCTTCCATCACATGGGACTTCACAGGATTCGGGAGGATTTTATCAAAAACAACAGATTCTGTGTTATTATTTGTTAACAGTTCCTGTACTTTTTGTAGGTAACCGTATTTTTTCATGGATGGTCCGGCAGAGATGACAATCAGAGCCTTTTCCCCCGGTAGTTTAGCTGTTCCCAATTCTTTGATTGACCCGGGACCAAAAAAAATTCGGGTTGGAATGTAGTAGTTGAAATTGTTCATTTGTTAACTCCTTACATATTTCATTCATTCTAAAACCTGGAGTCTACTACAGGTCAAGGGACAAGCTTGTTTTTTTTACATTCCCTTTCTACAATACAGATTATGACTACTACAGAAATGAAAGCCCCGGTTTATTCACTGGGAGGCATTAAAAGTGAAACTGGTTTATCTGATGACACTCTCCGGTATTATGAAAAAGCGGGAATCCTTCCAGGAATTGCCAGGCTGCCCAATGGTCACAGGCAGTACTCTCAGCATGACCTGGATTGGCTGCAATTTGTTCTTTGTCTGAGATCGACTGGAATGCCCTTGAAAGAAATTCGCACCTACCGTGAACTGATGGAAAAGGGTGATTCAACTGTTATGGAGAGGAAGGTCCTCCTTCTATCACAAAAGGAAAAAATCCTGTGTGAACTTGAGACTCTCCAGGGAGCATTGAGCAGGATTAATCACAAGATTGAATATTATGATTCTCTTTGAGAGGAGACTGGGGAAATCTTTTGGTGTATCATGATGTCCTTATTTTAATACTCAAATATCTACTGATCTTTATGATAGGTACAATTTTGGGATGGTTCATTGAAATATTTTGGCGTCGATATTTCGGTAAAGCAAGGCGATGGTTAAATCCAGGGTTTCTGAACGGTCCCTGGCTGCCTCTCTATGGTTTTGGATCTATTGTTTTATTTTTAATCTGTAATCATGTGACTTCTGTCTATCAAAGA from Oceanispirochaeta sp. encodes the following:
- a CDS encoding MerR family transcriptional regulator, coding for MKAPVYSLGGIKSETGLSDDTLRYYEKAGILPGIARLPNGHRQYSQHDLDWLQFVLCLRSTGMPLKEIRTYRELMEKGDSTVMERKVLLLSQKEKILCELETLQGALSRINHKIEYYDSL
- the guaA gene encoding glutamine-hydrolyzing GMP synthase, whose protein sequence is MDKILILDFGGQTCQLIGRRIRDFGVFSEIIPGDIELTDEILSSDVKGIILSGSPYSVYEKGAPAPDPRVFELGLPLLGICYGFQQMTFHFGGEVRPLKTKEYGRSKIHFLENSELMTDVPDNFLSWMSHGDSLDKLAPGFTLIGESENKLPAVGVNKEKNFYGIQFHPEVTHCDYGNQVLENFCCRICGAARDWTLDLFMDQVSHRIKKQVGKEKVLLLISGGVDSTVAGGLLLKILDPAQVYLMYIDTGMMRKGESEEVAINLKKLGATHLHLIDARDRFLGPLKGVEDPEEKRKIIGDRFIHVQEEEIAKHITGEYFLAQGTLYTDLIESGKGVGNKANVIKSHHNVGSPLVEEKRQAGLIVEPLDMLYKDEVRKLGVKIGISKDIVFRHPFPGPGLGIRIIGDVSEEKCRILRDADYIYISELKKRNLYNKIWQAFSVLLPVRSVGVTGDAREYGFVLALRAVVSHDGMTADVYDFPTKELLEISSRITNEVPEVGRVVYDISSKPPATIEWE
- a CDS encoding lyase family protein encodes the protein MENRSIYRNISPLDHRYYQSNRELFEDLSDTLSEEATVAYCVKAEMALLKTHIKLQNLGDQSLIDSLDEIEKSITPEEVYKEEEKTQHNIRALVNVINQKVPEKLKPWVHMGATSVDILDTANSMRMRDVTRNTVLPLLLDLEEELIRMADAEAETPQVGRTHGQHAVPITLGFALAEYVSRLGQSIQEIERLSCNLRGKLAGAVGGYNATSMITGNPLEMEKIYLDFLGLKPSEYSTQMVEPEYLLRLLLEYNTAFGIIANLADDLRHLQRSEIDEVREFFSATQVGSSTMPQKRNPWNCEHVKSLWKAFSPRILSFYMDQISEHQRDLSNSASARFQADFIAGFAAAAARMKKIMTGLTVNKVQLTKNLKFQGDFVLAEPSYILLAMSGINGAHEIVRTITLSCEKTGKTIKEVLQSEQPESWEKIKKQLKLVCGLDADQFYSDPALYRGKTAEKTRTLCSHYSKIITEIKGALK
- the guaB gene encoding IMP dehydrogenase encodes the protein MIQVEEKYSYDDVLLVPAYADFLPGEASVRTRLAGDIWLNAPIISAAMDTVTEYQMAIAIALEGGAGVIHRNLPPEVQAMQVSRVKRYLNWIIASPVVVQKGQTIADVEKIMTETGVTGLPVLDGTILCGIITNRDLRFCSDLTQNVEDVMTKNLVLERGTPSVDTAREKFDKHRIEKLPVVDDGGHLTGLITVSDMEKHKSFPMAAIDASGSLIVGAAVSPNDYMQRIPLLKAKGCDFVVLDTAHGNSLSVMQAVEGIKKNFDIKVIGGNVSDGDGARRLIEAGSDAIKVGVGPGSICTTRIVAGIGVPQLSAVYESAEVAQKHDIPIIADGGIKYSGDITKAIAAGASCIMVGNLFAGLKEAPGKEIIFDGRIFKQYRGMGSIGAIKEGSGDRYQMRKDDEPVPEGIEGRVPFKGELKPYLNQLVTGLRKGMGYCGCRTIEQLRSYKKFVKISSAGLRESHAHDVNITQEAPNYSRY
- the purA gene encoding adenylosuccinate synthase — its product is MKLVVIGAQWGDEGKGKMVDYLAENADLVVRFSGGANAGHTIKVKDKVFKLHLVPAGIIYPGKVVALGNGMVIDPESLFEELAQIKSQGVSWEGRVFVSDRAHLVLPSYKEEDKDMDPKRPRPIGTTGRGIGIAYGRKAYRDGIRVADLWDDMVWNNIKAEDRKWLTPFKERLAGMKINMAGFMMANRDKEILLEGAQGALLDLDHGTYPYVSSGISTSAGAALGGSIGFRHIDKVLGVFKAYQTRVGNGPMPTEMLVGKDLELGNTLRELGHEYGVTTGRARRIGYLDLVALKYAGWINGLDGFILSHLNLYDGFETVTFCIGYEIDGKTVTDFPSLTTDMEKVIPILKDFPGWEGNVGDARNWDEIPEGAKDVIAYIEEYTRVPVAGYSVGPLRDETFMKEPAWIKS
- a CDS encoding iron-containing alcohol dehydrogenase, producing the protein MNNFNYYIPTRIFFGPGSIKELGTAKLPGEKALIVISAGPSMKKYGYLQKVQELLTNNNTESVVFDKILPNPVKSHVMEGAELARKEKCDFILGLGGGSSIDSAKSIALMVKNPGDYWDYIHGGGGLGKGFKEPVLPVVAITTTAGTGTEADPWTVITNEELHEKIGFGGDDFFPVMSIVDPEMMLSIPPGLTAYQGFDAFFHAAEGYIANIATPVSDIYALKSIALLAEFLPVAVKNGKDLEARTKIALANTLSGMVESTSSCTSEHSMEHALSAFHPSLPHGAGLIMLSESYFKYFAEVCPKRLMEMSKAMGEAGKKPADFITALIKLQKNCGVADLKMSDYGIEKNEINKIAENAHHTMGGLYDMDRKTLSLEETIKIITAAYK